Proteins from a single region of Lates calcarifer isolate ASB-BC8 linkage group LG19, TLL_Latcal_v3, whole genome shotgun sequence:
- the ebi3 gene encoding LOW QUALITY PROTEIN: interleukin-27 subunit beta (The sequence of the model RefSeq protein was modified relative to this genomic sequence to represent the inferred CDS: deleted 2 bases in 2 codons): MAAMFGSVCGTVTLLMCVLGGQALDLLRATATSGNPSSIPMVHCWCASYPNLTLCSWPEPALSPPTHYIATYSERHNQLATRQCHLTPPNSSSLALNSSSSEPLWHCHLPNLKLLTDYIINVTAVHSGGSSSQLASFMLEDIVKPDPPVDVRVSPHNIRNLLVEWSPPPTWANLDIFPLKYQIMYQWENRGTPKFVSLGPFENTRVELRGLTPGKVYQFQVCAKELLGLGECSNWSSPVNITIPRRKP, translated from the exons ATGGCTGCGATGTTTGGCAGTGTGTGTGGCACTGTGACTCTTCTCATGTGTGTTCTCGGAGGCCAAGCTTTAGACCTGCTGAGAGCGACTGCA ACATCTGGGA ATCCTTCCTCCATTCCCATGGTGCATTGCTGGTGCGCAAGCTATCCGAACCTGACTCTTTGCTCCTGGCCTGAACCTGCCCTCTCCCCACCGACACACTACATTGCCACCTACAG tgAGAGACACAACCAGCTGGCCACCAGGCAGTGCCACCTCACCCCGCCCAACTCCTCGTCCTTGGCTCTAAACTCATCCTCATCTGAGCCG CTCTGGCACTGCCACCTGCCCAATCTGAAGCTTCTTACCGACTACATCATCAATGTCACAGCAGTTCATTCTGGTGGAAGCAGCTCT CAACTTGCAAGTTTTATGTTGGAGGATATTG TGAAACCAGATCCTCCAGTAGACGTCCGGGTTTCCCCTCATAACATCAGAAACTTGTTGGTGGAGTGGTCTCCTCCCCCCACCTGGGCCAATCTGGACATCTTCCCCCTAAAATACCAGATAATGTACCAGTGGGAAAACAGGGGCACCCCAAAATTTGTCAGT ctggGTCCGTTTGAGAACACCAGGGTTGAACTGAGGGGCCTGACCCCAGGGAAGGTATACCAGTTCCAGGTGTGCGCTAAGGAGCTGCTGGGTCTGGGCGAGTGCAGCAACTGGAGCTCACCTGTAAACATCACCATACCAAGGAGGAAGCCGTAG
- the odf3l2a gene encoding outer dense fiber protein 3-like protein 2a, whose product MEEVVKRRPIISARERGPGPGRYALPPTVGYINHDFTKPSSPAYSFHGRMSTVSADSSPGPRYHIDAKVTRFGRMETPSYSILGRGRRTGSKVELFQTPGPGAYSPEKAPPLNAHRRPPSYTIGARTRYRSVDAVPAPNSYSLPNLLGCQVPNKSSSASYSISSRRKVGAPSEDLSMSPGPGKYNSTNPDIYRQRQPSFTMQGQTKRPSYSSAIPGPGTYSPEKFHMHLPKPPSFTLGVRHSEFVTPLVVDVAD is encoded by the exons atggaggaggtggtgaagaGACGGCCGATAATCTCTGCTAGAGAAAGAG GCCCGGGACCTGGACGCTACGCTCTGCCCCCTACAGTTGGATACATCAACCATGACTTCACTAAACCCAGCAGCCCAGCATACTCCTTCCACGGCCGCATGAGCA cGGTCTCTGCGGACTCCAGCCCAGGACCAAGGTACCACATTGACGCCAAGGTTACCCGGTTTGGCCGGATGGAGACGCCATCCTACTCTATTTTGGGAAGAGGAAGGCGCACAGGGagtaaag TCGAGCTGTTCCAGACTCCTGGGCCAGGGGCCTACAGCCCAGAAAAGGCTCCACCTCTCAATGCTCACCGCAGACCTCCATCCTACACCATCGGTGCCCGCACCAGATACCGCTCTGTGGATGCTGTACCAGCACCCAACAG CTACAGTCTTCCTAATCTGCTGGGCTGCCAGGTTCCCAACAAATCCTCCAGTGCCAGCTACAGCATCTCGAGCCGGAGGAAGGTCGGAGCTCCCTCCGAAGATCTCTCCATGAGCCCCGGACCGGGAAAATACAACAGCACCAACCCAGACATTTACCGCCAGCGCCAGCCCTCCTTCACCATGCAGGGCCAGACTAAGAGGCCCAGTTATTCCTCTGCTATTCCCGGCCCGGGCACATACAGCCCAGAGAAGTTTCACATGCATCTTCCCAAACCCCCGTCCTTCACTCTGGGCGTCAGACACTCTGAGTTTGTCACCCCACTTGTGGTGGATGTAGCTGACTGA
- the rabgap1l2 gene encoding LOW QUALITY PROTEIN: rab GTPase-activating protein 1-like (The sequence of the model RefSeq protein was modified relative to this genomic sequence to represent the inferred CDS: inserted 2 bases in 1 codon), whose product MMEEVSTMMAYDAQVMEQMSEEEILACLVAETEPKFTVPTKKAKLKESRLQIMDEEEEDPLDKYLKENRRLQQASLRLEQENDNLAHRLITGKVALRKALDKAEDRVDELTKDLLQTRHQLQATEEEKRGKEEEAAMLKEVFRRELEKAEQEVKRSSGIIADYKQICSQLTNRLERQQAAHREELESLKSAVKACSHCQYIVETDELSTAGXRTLLTAALTEGHGKTEPGQDEDHETFKKAEQRRENQEKESLKTQIRELEQELVQTKLQMVEAKCKIQELEHQNGLLASDLQEAKNNWISKAFTSLRTSSGGLQGISVPRNGAPAPRWNLHSGSLSGWSSKKLSWPHRDNREKV is encoded by the exons ATGATGGAAGAGGTGTCCACAATGATGGCGTACGATGCCCAGGTTATGGAACAGATGAGCGAGGAGGAGATCCTGGCCTGTCTGGTGGCTGAAACCGAACCTAAATTCACA GTCCCGACAAAGAAAGCTAAACTGAAGGAAAGCCGGCTTCAGATAAtggatgaggaagaagaagaccCTTTGGACAAATACCTG aaggAAAACCGTCGGCTTCAGCAGGCCAGCCTCCGTCTGGAACAGGAAAATGACAACCTGGCCCACAGACTGATCACCGGCAAGGTTGCCCTGAGGAAGGCTTTGGACAAG GCAGAGGACAGAGTGGACGAACTCACCAAAGACCTTCTGCAGACCAGACATCAACTGCAGGCCAccgaggaggagaagagagggaaggaagaggaagctGCAATG CTAAAGGAAGTGTTTCGAAGAGAGCTGGAGAAAGCTGAGCAGGAAGTCAAGAGGTCATCAGGCATCATCGCAGATTACAAACAG ATCTGCTCTCAGCTGACAAACCGTCTGGAGAGGCAGCAGGCCGCCCACAGAGAAGAGTTAGAATCACTCAAG AGCGCAGTGAAGGCTTGCTCTCACTGTCAGTACATTGTAGAGACAGATGAACTGTCTACTGCAGG CAGAACTCTCctgacagcagctctgacagaggGCCACGGCAAGACCGAACCAGGCCAAGATGAGGACCATGAAACCTTTAAAaaggcagagcagaggagggagaacCAAGAGAAGGAGTCCCTCAAAACTCAGATAAGGGAGCTGGAGCAGGAGTTGGTCCAGACAAAACTCCAGATGGTGGAGGCTAAATGCAAAATCCAG GAGCTGGAACACCAGAATGGACTCCTGGCCAGCGATCTGCAGGAGGCAAAGAACAACTGGATCAGCAAGGCCTTTACCTCCCTGCGGACCTCCAGTGGTGGACTTCAGGGTATTAGCGTACCCAGGAATGGGGCTCCAGCGCCACGCTGGAACCTCCACAGTGGCTCCCTGTCTGGATGGAGCAGCAAGAAGCTGTCGTGGCCtcacagagacaacagagaaaaggtGTAA